The Methanosarcina acetivorans C2A genome includes the window TTCAGGCTGGCGGGTATCAGAAAAGTTTATGAAATCGTTGATGTCCCATCCAGTGAGTCCGCGGTAAAATCGGTGCTTGAAGATAAGAGTATCGGGATTCTTGTAATGCATAATGATGACATTAGTAATCTGCCGGAAATTTTAAGGAGAAACTTGAATGAGTCTGTCCAACCAACAGTAGTAGCCCTCGGAGGAACTGGGGAAGGCTCAATGAGTTTAAGAGATAAAATAAAACAAGCGGTAGGTGTTGATCTGTGGAAGTAAAAGGTGAAATTTATCGTGTGGCTGGGCCTGTCGTCACCGCTATCGGCTTGGATGCAAAGATGTATGACCTTTGCAAAGTCGGTAACGAAGGGCTGATGGGTGAAGTCATCCAGATAGTAGGTGGCAAGACCATCATCCAGGTTTACGAGGAGACAGGAGGCGTCAAACCAGGAGAGCCCTGTGTAACTACAGGTATGTCTCTGGCAGTAGAGCTTGGCCCAGGTCTTCTTTCTAGTATTTATGATGGGGTTCAGAGGCCACTTCATGTCCTGCTTGAAAAGACGGGTGGGTTCATCCAGAGAGGTGTCACTGCAGATGGGCTTGACCACGAAAAACTATGGGAATTCAAACCTGTTGCCAAAAAGGGAGATTTCGTAAAAGGCGGAGAAGTGCTTGGTGTTGTTCAGGAAACAGTAAACCTCGAACACAAGGTCATGATGCCCCCTGACAAGTCGGGCACAGTCGCCGATATAAAGAGCGGAAACTTCACTGTCTTGGAGACCGTCTGTACCTTAACTGATGGGACAGAACTGCAAATGATGCACAGATGGCCGGTAAGGAGACCAAGGCCGGTAAAGAGAAAACTTACTCCTGAAAAGCCTCTGGTCACAGGACAGAGAATCCTCGACGGACTTTTCCCTGTCGCAAAGGGAGGTACTGCTGCAATTCCGGGACCTTTCGGGTCGGGCAAAACCGTTACCCAGCAGCAGCTTTCGAAGTGGAGTGACACCGAGATTGTGGTATATGTAGGGTGTGGAGAACGCGGAAACGAGATGGCAGACGTTCTGTGGGATTTCCCGGAACTTGAAGACCCGCAGACCGGAAGGCCACTCATGGAGCGTACCATCCTTGTGGCAAACACTTCAAACATGCCTGTGGCTGCAAGAGAAGCATCTGTGTACACCGGAATGACACTTGCTGAATACTTCCGTGACATGGGGTATAACGTCTCCCTGATGGCAGACTCCACCTCCAGGTGGGCAGAAGCCATGAGAGAAATCTCCTCCCGTCTGGAAGAAATGCCTGGTGAAGAAGGTTACCCTGCATACCTGTCTGCAAGACTGGCAGAATTCTACGAGCGTGCCGGGGTTGCCGAGACTCTCTGTGGCGAGAAAGGCTCAATTACTGCTATCGGTGCAGTATCCCCACCAGGCGGTGACTTCTCCGAGCCTGTTACTCAGAACACTCTGCGTATCGTAAAGGTGTTCTGGGCTCTGGACGCAAAGTTGTCCCAGAGGCGTCACTTCCCGGCAATCAACTGGCTGAACAGCTACAGCCTGTACAAAGAAGATCTTAATGACTGGTTTACCGAGAATGTGGCCCCTGACTATGTTGCTATGAGGGAAAAGGCAATGGATATGCTGCAGACAGAATCCGAACTGCAGGAAATCGTGCAGCTTGTCGGTTCTGATGCTCTGCCTGAAGAACAGCAGCTCCTGCTTGAAATTACCCGTATGATAAGGGAAATCTACCTGCAACAGAACGCATTCCACCCGATAGACACCTACAGCCCGTTCGCAAAACAGTACAAGATCATGCAGGCCATCATGAAATACGGAGACGCTGCAATGGACGCCCTTAAATCAGGTGTACCGGCTTCGGAAATCATCAAGATGGAATCAAAGGACGAGCTTCCCAAAGTCAAGTTCGAAGAGGACTTCGATGGTTCTTTGAGCGCTGTCCTTGCAAAAATGGACAAGGAGTTTGCAGCCCTGGGAGGTAGGTAACAATGGTAAAAGAGTATAAGACAATCACTCAGATTGCCGGGCCTCTTATCTTTGTCGAGAAAACAGAGCCTGTAGGTTATAATGAAATCGTTAACATTAAAATGACTGATGGGACTGTCCGCAGAGGTCAGGTGCTGGACTCTTCTTCTGACATTGTGGTTGTTCAGGTTTTCGAAGGTACTGGTGGGCTTGACAAGGACTGTGGTGTGATTTTCACCGGGGAAACCCTGAAGCTTCCCGCATCCATTGACCTTCTCGGCAGGATCCTCTCCGGTTCGGGGGACCCAAGGGACGGCGGGCCAAGGATTGTGCCCGACCAGCTCCTGGACATCAATGGGGCCGCAATGAACCCTTACGCCAGGCTGCCTCCAAAAGACTTTATCCAGACAGGTATTTCTACAATTGACGGGACAAACACCCTGGTTCGTGGGCAGAAGCTGCCTATTTTCTCAGCTTCAGGTCTCCCGCACAATGAAATTGCCCTGCAGATCGCAAGACAGGCTTCTGTGCCCGGGTCCGAATCTGCTTTCGCTGTGGTCTTCGCTGCAATGGGTATCACCAATGAAGAAGCCCAGTATTTCATGAGCGACTTTGAAAAGACAGGCGCTCTGGAAAGAGCAGTTGTGTTCCTGAACCTGGCAGACGACCCTGCTGTCGAACGTATAGTCACCCCACGTATGGCTCTTACAGCAGCCGAGTACCTGGCATATGAGCACGGCATGCACGTTCTTGTCATTCTGACTGACATCACCAACTATGCAGAAGCTCTCCGTCAGATGGGTGCCGCCCGTAACGAAGTGCCTGGTCGCCGTGGTTACCCAGGTTACATGTACACTGACCTTGCAACCCTCTACGAGCGTGCAGGCATTGTCAAGGGTGCCAAGGGATCCGTTACTCAGATTCCGATTCTTTCGATGCCCGGTGACGACATTACCCACCCGATTCCTGACCTGTCCGGCTATATTACCGAAGGCCAGATCGTGGTTGCCAGAGAACTGCACAGGAAGGGTATTTACCCGCCAATTAATGTGCTGCCTTCCCTGTCAAGGCTGATGAACTCCGGTATCGGTCCCGGCAAGACAAGGGAAGACCACAAGGCGGTTTCTGACCAGATGTATGCAGGTTATGCAGAAGGGCGTGACCTGAGAGGTCTCGTGGCAATCGTCGGGAAGGAAGCTCTGTCCGAAAGAGACACCAAGTTCCTCGAGTTTGCTGACCTCTTCGAGGACAAGTTTGTCCGTCAGGGCAGAAACGAAAACAGGACAATCGAGGATACTCTGGAGATCGGATGGCAGATTCTCACTCACCTTCCTGAGAACCAGTTGGGTAGGATAGACAACAAATATATCCAGAAATATCACCCGGCGCACAGAAAGGCTAAGTGATTGCCATGGCTCAGCAGGACGTAAAACCAACTCGTTCGGAGTTAATTAACCTCAAGAAAAAGATCAAGCTATCTGAAAGTGGGCACAAGCTCCTGAAGATGAAAAGAGATGGTCTGATCCTTGAGTTCTTCAAGATCCTTAACGAAGCAAGGAACGTCAGAACCGAGCTGGATGCTGCCTACGAAAAAAGCACGGAAAAAATCAATTTAGCCTCTGCTGTGAACGGAATGGTTGCAGTCAAATCAACTGCCTTTACAGCGAAGGAATATCCTGAGATTCAACTTTCAGGGCATAATATCATGGGTGTAGTAGTGCCAAAGATCAGTTCTACTGGAGTCCGCAAACCCCTCTACGAGAGGGGTTACGGTATTATCGGGACAAACTCATACATTGACGAGACTGCCGATGCTTACGAGGAACTTGTAGAAAAGATCATTGCTGCTGCAGAGCTGGAAACAACAATGAAAAGGCTCCTTGATGAAATCGAGAAGACCAAAAGGCGTGTTAACGCTCTTGAATTCAAGGTCATTCCCGAACTCATTGCGACCATGAAGTACATCCGTTTCATGCTTGAAGAAATGGAAAGGGAAAACACCTTCAGGCTAAAGAGAGTCAAGGCAAGAATGAAAAATTAAGCTTGATTTAAACATGGCAGCATGTAAGGATCAACCGAATCTGGTTGAAAGAACTATACTTAAGTTATGTGAACCCGAAAACCAGGCCCGCCTGTTGCAGGCAGCCTGGCGAATCTCCCTTATAACGATGGTTTTCGGGTTCATTATTATCTTAAAAACGATTTTTCCAAACTTTACCGTGACCTGAAATTCAGGACAATTGTTTTTTTAAGTTTTGTCCTGAGTTCGGCACAATATATTGTTTTTACAATTGGCAGTATATTGCTTCTTATTGCTTTTTTCCGATTTTTATTGCTTTTTTCCGATTTTTATTGCTTTTTATTGATTTTTTCCTATTTTATTGCTCTTTATTGCTTTTTTCCTAATTTTATCACTCTTTTCCGATTTTTATTGATTCTTTCCTATTTTTGATTATATTTATTTTCTTTCTGATTTGCCTTTATTAGAAAGCTATTTCAACGACGAATATTAATCATAATTTCCCTATGCAAAACGAAGCAAGACTTCTTCATGTGACCGGCACGGTGCAGGGTGTCGGCTTTCGCCCCTTCATTTATCAGCTTGCAAAATCCCACAGGCTTTCAGGGTACGTGAAAAATCTTGGGAACCACGTTGAGATCCTTATCGAGGGAAAAAGGGTAAACCTTGAAAGTTTCCTTAACGACATGCCTGAAAAAAAACCTCCGCTTGCAAGAATAAAAGAAGTCAAAATAAATACCGTCTCTTTTTCCGGCTTCCTTGAGTTTATTATCATTCAGAGTGAACAGGGAACATTTGAAAATTCCATAATTCCTCCAGACACGGCGATCTGTGAGGAATGCAGGATGGAAATCTTTGACCCCTCTTCCAGATACTATCATTATCCTTTTGCCGTCTGTACGAACTGCGGCCCACGTTACACAACAGTCCGCACCCTTCCCTATGACCGTGAAAATACTACAATGGCAGATTTTCCTCTCTGCGGGGAATGTGAAGTTGAATATACCGACCCTCTCAACAGGAGGCACCATGCTCAGCCTTTTTGCTGCCCTGAATGCGGACCCGAACTCTGGCTTTCGGATGCTCAGGGAAAAGTACTCGCAAAGAATTACGAAGCAATTGTAAAGGCTTCTCACCTTCTTGCGCAGGGTTCGATTCTTTCGGTCAAGGGCTTCGGGGGGTTTCATATTGCCTGTAATGCCCGAAAGGAAGATCCCGTACAGGAGCTTCGAAAAAGGCTCGGGCGTCCGGAGCAGCCTTTTGCGGTCATGGCAAAAGACACGGTAGTCGTAGAGTCTTTTGCAGAACCGGGGCACGAAGACCTAAAATGCCTCAGCTCTGCCCACCGCCCCATAACCGTACTTCCCAAATCAAAAACCTTCGAACTGGCAGAATCGGTTTCTCCGAACCTGCACAACATAGGGGTAATGCTTCCATATACAGGCACCCAGGAACTGCTTTTCGACCTAATGCCGGATTCGGTATATGTTATGACCTCGGCAAACCTGCCGGGAAGGCCCATGGTTGTTGAAAATGAAGAGGCGCTTGAAAAACTCAAGGGAATTTCAGACTTTCATCTGCTGCATAACAGAGTTATTGCAAACAGGAATGATGACACGGTTATCCGGGTTGTTAACGGAAAAAGTGCGTTTATCCGGCGCTCCAGAGGGTTTGTGCCTGAACCTGTAGAATTGCCCTTCGAAGTTGAAGCAGTGGCAGGGGTAGGGGCTGAAATGAACTCGACAGTAACCCTGGCGAAAGGAAAACTGGCTTACATCTCCCAGTATATCGGAAATACAAGCCATGTTGAAACCTTCAGGTACCACGCTGAAGTTTTCCAGCACCTTGTCCAGCTTACGGGAATAGAACCCCTCAACTGGGGCTGCGACCTGCACCCTGCTTTTAATACAACCCGTTTTGCAATAAGCCGGGGCAGAGAAAAAACCCTTCAGGTACAGCACCACTACGCCCATATCCTTGCCTTGATGGCGGACAATTCCCTGCCTGAAGACTCCAAGATTCTGGGAATTGCCCTTGATGGAGTCGGGTACGGGAAGGACGGCACAGCCTGGGGAGGGGAATTCCTGGGGGCTTCATATTTCGGATACAAACGCCTGGGACACCTGCTGCCCCAGCCCATGCCGGGAGGAGACCTTGCAGTAAAAATTCCTGGCCGAATGGTTCTTGGGATGCTTTCCGGGAAGCTTGGAGAAGCAGAACTTGAAAAACTGCCTCTTTACTTCCCCAGGGGAAGGCAGGAGTTTTCTGCAGTTGCGCAGCAGCTCCAGCGAAAAATAAATGTTACCATGAGCAGCAGCGCAGGAAGAGTGCTGGATGCGGCGGCAGCTCTTCTGGGAATTTGCCAGGTAAAGACCTATGAAGGAGAGCCTGCAATGAAGCTCGAGTCTGCAGCAAAGAGAAGCCTTCAAAAGCCTGACCTTTCTCTGGTTTTCAAAAAGGAGGGAGAAGCCGGAGCCCCGGTACTTGATACTACCGAGCTCCTGCTGGGAGTTTACGAACATTCCTGCGGGAAATATTCCCCTGAGGATCTTGCGTTTGCCGTGGAAGAAAACCTTGCAAAAGGAATAGCGGAAATTGCTATCTCCCTTGCCACGAAAAAGGGTTTTGAGAAGGTCGGATTGAGTGGTGGAGTTGCCTACAACGACCATATCACCTCCTGTATTGCAGGGACGTTAAAGGAAGCAGGCTTTGAGTTTCTCACGCACCGCCGTGTCCCGTGCGGAGACGGCTGTATTTCCTTCGGACAGGCTATAGCAGCCGGGCTCGGAACTGATTCAGAAGGAACACTCTATGATGTAGGAAGCCGTTAATTCAATAGATAAAAGATTTACTGCCACCACTTCTGATGGTTCTGCCTCCCGCTTGCTCATCCGACATACTGAAATTTGATCCGAAAAACTGAAATACAAAATTAAATAAATGATTTATGCTTACATAGGAGTGGGAGCGTAAATGGGGTTAGGTAGTATACGTATCAGAGTAGTAACCAACAGGGATGAAATCCTTAGTTTGGAACACGAAGAAAAGGCAGTACATCTTGCTTTCAGGCCTTCGGACAGAGACCTCTTCAGCCTGGTCAAGACCTGCCCTGGAATTGAAATACTCCAGCTCCCGGCCTCATCCTATGAAGGACTTTCAAAATTTATTAAGATGTTTTTGACCTCTTCAGGAATTCACCTGGTAAAGGGTGATGTCAGCGGGCACTGGCATGACCTGAATAATTATTTTGTAATACCTTCCTATGTACTCGAAAAAATAAAGGAGCTGGAGGTTCAGGGCAGAACCGAAAAAGAAATAATTGAGGAGATAACGAATCTCAGAAAAATCAGCCCTGATATGGTCCTTCACCTGCTTCACAGTTCTTTTCTTACCTCATGCCCCGAAAGGCCCGGAATGAACAATATAAACCGGTTTTAACAAATGGGTTTAAGTAACCAGGGACTACAGGCGTTTCCACCATTTCTTTGAGGCTTTCTGTTCTTCTATCTGTCTTAACCCTTCAGCTTCAAGTTTCTGCTGCTTCCTGTACTTCCGGTTTTCTTCATTAAGCCTGGAAACTTCTTCTTCCTTGCTTACAAGTGTGCATCTGATCTGTTTTATTAGCTCGTCTTTTTCCCGGAGCTGCTCCACCAGTTTTTCTTCTCCTGCATATCCAGAGAGTTGTTTTTCAAGCTTTCTGGCTTTTTCTTCACTTGAGGCAAGCCTGACCTCTACTGTGTTTATCTTTCTCTCTTTTGCAGTGAGCTTCTCTTCCAATCTCTTTACTTCCCCACTCTTTGCAATAACCTCTTCGGCAAGGGTCTTAAGGTCCCGATCCTTTACCAGGATGCTTTCTTCAAGTTTTCTCATAGCTCTTTCTTTTGCTTGGAACTTTTCATTAAGTGCCCTTATTTCCTCAATTTTTGTTTTGAGAGCCTTATTGAGGCTATTCCCCTCATTTTCATATCCAATCAGCCCAGACTTAAGTTTTCCGATTTCCTCATCCTTACCTGCGAGTTTTTCGAGGGATCCCTGAAGCTTTGAGTCCTTTTCCTGAACCTCGGCCTCAAAAACGCTTATAACCTCTTCTTTCTCTTTCAAGCAGGTTTTAAGCCCTTCAATAATGCTGCTATTTTGGGCAATCAGGTCTTCAAGCTTTTTTATAGCTTCATCTTTCAGAACAAGCTGGTTTTCCAGATCCTTTACAGTTACGTCTCTCTGAACAAGCTGATTCTTCAGATCCTTAACAGCTCTATTTCTCTGAACAAGCTGGTTTTCCAGATCCTTTACAGCTCCATCCTTTGTAGTGAGGGTACCCTCGAACGTTCTTATTTTTTCACTCTTTTCAACGATCTCCCTCTCAAATTCCCCAAGTTTACCTTCCTTTTCGGAGATCAGCTTTTCAAGCTCATTGAGTTTGACTTCTTTTCCGGCGAGCTTTTCTTCAAGGTCTTTAATATTTTCTTCCGAGTCTGAGAAGGACTTTTGAAGGGAAACTATTTTTCCGGTCCCTGCCTCAAGTTCTTCCCGAAGGCCGCTGATTTCCCTGTCATTACCTGCAACCCGGTCCTCAAACTCTTTAATTCTCTGCAGGCTTTCTGCAAGTTTTATTTCCAGCCTTTTTAATTCCGCATCCCTGTTTGCAAGCTGGGAATTTAAAAAATCTATTTCGACTTTTTCTTCGCTTTCTTCCACTTCCAGAGTGACAGGAATTTCTTTTTCAGACTCTGAAGCTCGTTCTTTTTGTTCAGAGAGCAGGCAAAGCTGTCCTCTTGTGTTTTTACAAATTTCAGCCCAGGCAAGAATCGACGCTATCGGCGTTATCCTTTTAAATACGCTGTCTCCGGGCTTGCAGCCGTAGACTTTACTGGCAATATAACCCTCCAGAGTATTCAGATCAAGGTTAGGGTCCCCCAGCCTGGAGTTTGTTGCATTTCCCTTCTTCGCCTTCCCTCCGTTTTCCTGCAAAAAATTAACGGCTTCTGAAAATATATTCCAGAGGAGAAACGGCTGATTTTTCAGATTATCAACGTAGATTCCGTCTTCTTCAGCTCGGGCTTCGAAAAACTGCTTCCCGCTCATGAGGGGAATCTTTGCTGGATTTCCTTTTTTATCAAACTGATTTTTTATTCTTGCAACAACAGGATCTTCCATGCATGGGCCTCAAACAGTCTTAGTTTCTGGAATATAATAAGGATAACATTTAATAAAAGTTATGTTATGTTCCAAAAATCTATGGAGCAAATTGGGACAGAAAGCAGACGTAAAAAAATATTAGTTTGGAAAAACACCTGCACTCCCGGAAGCTCAGGAGCATAAAGGTTCCCGAGTTGGAGAGCTCTACTTAATTGCCGGATTTATTCCGGAATCGAGCAGAGAACCTATCAATGTTCTCTTTTCGCACCGCACGAAGACAGGACCGGCCTGGTAGCCAGACAAAAATTAACCTGCAAAACAGCCTGCAACTAAGAGATATGCTGAAGATACACAAACCTGCATATCTGCCCTTAAAAAAAGAAGTTGTTACCGGGTTTTTGAGTATAGAGAAAAAGCACAAAACAACAGGAAGAGCCTTAATTCTTCGTTATCTACTGGATAATTATATATATGTTGTAACTATAAAGGATGTCATTTGAGAGATATAAGCCTAAAAAGTCTGAAATTCAGATTCGTAGCCAGATCCGGAATTCAATTTCAGTCAGGAAAATCAACGACATGCCGGAAATCAACGTCGTTGATATTATAAACGAGGCTACAAAATCATCAAAACCTGAAAGTTTCAAAGAGAGATGTTTCAGGAATTAACATGTTTATTTTTCAGAGCTCTCTGTTTTTTAAAAGATTGTTTATTATAGCAATTGAATATAATTTTTAATATACACTACGATTTTTAATAAGGAACGTCTTTCCATTAAAGTGATGAGTTTTTCCGATGACGGTTAGTATATCTATTTTTGAAACCTATGTTTAATTGCTTTCTGTTAGAAGAAGGAAAAGATCCGGACCTTTACCCTGTACCTCTTCAGATGCAATATGGTGTATCGATACGTGGAGTATTGATGAGCAGTTGTGGATTATTATGAGCAAATCGAACCAGAGGTATCAAAATGGATGACCTACCGGAAGAAGTCCAGGAATTAATCGAAGAACTGGATGAAGCAGCAGAAGATGAAGATGAGGATGCAATTAAAGATCTGACCCAAAAGCTTCTGGCCACCGGGGTTGATGTGGAAGCAATTACCCTCAAAAAACTCGCACTCCTGGTAATGGACGGAGAGGAGGAAATGACCCAGGGCTGGACACAGGTGGCAATCCAGATCGGAACGGACCCCTTCAAAACCCTTATAGAAGGGCTCGCAGCAGGCATGAGCCTTATCGGAAAAAAATACGAAGAAGGAGAAGCTTTTGTTCCCCAGCTCCTGATAGCTTCGGCTGCAATGTACGGCGGGATGGACCTTCTCGCCCCCTACATGAAACAGGATGAAAACAGCGGTTCAAAAGCTGCAACAGTTGTCATTGGCACGGTTGAAGGCGACGTCCATGACATTGGGAAGAGCCTTGTAAAAACCCTGCTCAGCGCAAATGGCTTCAATTGCGTGGACCTTGGAAATGACGTCCCAGCCTCCAGATTCATCGAAGCTGCAAGAGAGAATAAAGCAACCGCGGTTTCCATGAGCACCCTCATGACTACAACCATGGCCGAGATGCCGAAGGTCGTCAAAATGCTTGAAAATGAAGGCATCAGGGATAAATTACTGGTAATGGTTGGTGGAGCTCCTATCA containing:
- a CDS encoding V-type ATP synthase subunit D; translation: MAQQDVKPTRSELINLKKKIKLSESGHKLLKMKRDGLILEFFKILNEARNVRTELDAAYEKSTEKINLASAVNGMVAVKSTAFTAKEYPEIQLSGHNIMGVVVPKISSTGVRKPLYERGYGIIGTNSYIDETADAYEELVEKIIAAAELETTMKRLLDEIEKTKRRVNALEFKVIPELIATMKYIRFMLEEMERENTFRLKRVKARMKN
- a CDS encoding V-type ATP synthase subunit F, yielding MELAVIGKSEFVTGFRLAGIRKVYEIVDVPSSESAVKSVLEDKSIGILVMHNDDISNLPEILRRNLNESVQPTVVALGGTGEGSMSLRDKIKQAVGVDLWK
- a CDS encoding ATP synthase subunit B; its protein translation is MVKEYKTITQIAGPLIFVEKTEPVGYNEIVNIKMTDGTVRRGQVLDSSSDIVVVQVFEGTGGLDKDCGVIFTGETLKLPASIDLLGRILSGSGDPRDGGPRIVPDQLLDINGAAMNPYARLPPKDFIQTGISTIDGTNTLVRGQKLPIFSASGLPHNEIALQIARQASVPGSESAFAVVFAAMGITNEEAQYFMSDFEKTGALERAVVFLNLADDPAVERIVTPRMALTAAEYLAYEHGMHVLVILTDITNYAEALRQMGAARNEVPGRRGYPGYMYTDLATLYERAGIVKGAKGSVTQIPILSMPGDDITHPIPDLSGYITEGQIVVARELHRKGIYPPINVLPSLSRLMNSGIGPGKTREDHKAVSDQMYAGYAEGRDLRGLVAIVGKEALSERDTKFLEFADLFEDKFVRQGRNENRTIEDTLEIGWQILTHLPENQLGRIDNKYIQKYHPAHRKAK
- a CDS encoding corrinoid protein, with the translated sequence MDDLPEEVQELIEELDEAAEDEDEDAIKDLTQKLLATGVDVEAITLKKLALLVMDGEEEMTQGWTQVAIQIGTDPFKTLIEGLAAGMSLIGKKYEEGEAFVPQLLIASAAMYGGMDLLAPYMKQDENSGSKAATVVIGTVEGDVHDIGKSLVKTLLSANGFNCVDLGNDVPASRFIEAARENKATAVSMSTLMTTTMAEMPKVVKMLENEGIRDKLLVMVGGAPITAEYASQIGADVSPHDAASAASWLKGAVFDFPSESVRWS
- a CDS encoding ATP synthase subunit A; amino-acid sequence: MEVKGEIYRVAGPVVTAIGLDAKMYDLCKVGNEGLMGEVIQIVGGKTIIQVYEETGGVKPGEPCVTTGMSLAVELGPGLLSSIYDGVQRPLHVLLEKTGGFIQRGVTADGLDHEKLWEFKPVAKKGDFVKGGEVLGVVQETVNLEHKVMMPPDKSGTVADIKSGNFTVLETVCTLTDGTELQMMHRWPVRRPRPVKRKLTPEKPLVTGQRILDGLFPVAKGGTAAIPGPFGSGKTVTQQQLSKWSDTEIVVYVGCGERGNEMADVLWDFPELEDPQTGRPLMERTILVANTSNMPVAAREASVYTGMTLAEYFRDMGYNVSLMADSTSRWAEAMREISSRLEEMPGEEGYPAYLSARLAEFYERAGVAETLCGEKGSITAIGAVSPPGGDFSEPVTQNTLRIVKVFWALDAKLSQRRHFPAINWLNSYSLYKEDLNDWFTENVAPDYVAMREKAMDMLQTESELQEIVQLVGSDALPEEQQLLLEITRMIREIYLQQNAFHPIDTYSPFAKQYKIMQAIMKYGDAAMDALKSGVPASEIIKMESKDELPKVKFEEDFDGSLSAVLAKMDKEFAALGGR
- a CDS encoding DUF1699 family protein; this encodes MGLGSIRIRVVTNRDEILSLEHEEKAVHLAFRPSDRDLFSLVKTCPGIEILQLPASSYEGLSKFIKMFLTSSGIHLVKGDVSGHWHDLNNYFVIPSYVLEKIKELEVQGRTEKEIIEEITNLRKISPDMVLHLLHSSFLTSCPERPGMNNINRF
- the hypF gene encoding carbamoyltransferase HypF; the encoded protein is MQNEARLLHVTGTVQGVGFRPFIYQLAKSHRLSGYVKNLGNHVEILIEGKRVNLESFLNDMPEKKPPLARIKEVKINTVSFSGFLEFIIIQSEQGTFENSIIPPDTAICEECRMEIFDPSSRYYHYPFAVCTNCGPRYTTVRTLPYDRENTTMADFPLCGECEVEYTDPLNRRHHAQPFCCPECGPELWLSDAQGKVLAKNYEAIVKASHLLAQGSILSVKGFGGFHIACNARKEDPVQELRKRLGRPEQPFAVMAKDTVVVESFAEPGHEDLKCLSSAHRPITVLPKSKTFELAESVSPNLHNIGVMLPYTGTQELLFDLMPDSVYVMTSANLPGRPMVVENEEALEKLKGISDFHLLHNRVIANRNDDTVIRVVNGKSAFIRRSRGFVPEPVELPFEVEAVAGVGAEMNSTVTLAKGKLAYISQYIGNTSHVETFRYHAEVFQHLVQLTGIEPLNWGCDLHPAFNTTRFAISRGREKTLQVQHHYAHILALMADNSLPEDSKILGIALDGVGYGKDGTAWGGEFLGASYFGYKRLGHLLPQPMPGGDLAVKIPGRMVLGMLSGKLGEAELEKLPLYFPRGRQEFSAVAQQLQRKINVTMSSSAGRVLDAAAALLGICQVKTYEGEPAMKLESAAKRSLQKPDLSLVFKKEGEAGAPVLDTTELLLGVYEHSCGKYSPEDLAFAVEENLAKGIAEIAISLATKKGFEKVGLSGGVAYNDHITSCIAGTLKEAGFEFLTHRRVPCGDGCISFGQAIAAGLGTDSEGTLYDVGSR